One region of Duncaniella freteri genomic DNA includes:
- a CDS encoding XRE family transcriptional regulator: protein MESIGTMIKEELERQERTVSWLARKLNCDRSNVYRLFQKHSIDTVLLQRISVILNRDFFSELSRNLPLDGGRDDA, encoded by the coding sequence ATGGAATCAATCGGCACTATGATCAAGGAGGAGCTGGAGCGTCAGGAGCGGACTGTGTCGTGGCTCGCCAGAAAGTTGAACTGCGACCGCTCCAATGTGTATCGCCTGTTTCAGAAACATTCTATCGACACTGTGCTGCTCCAGAGGATCTCGGTGATACTCAACCGTGATTTCTTTTCTGAGCTGAGCCGCAATCTGCCTCTCGACGGCGGCAGGGATGATGCGTGA
- a CDS encoding Na/Pi cotransporter family protein has product MSYSFLDLLCLLGSVALFLYGMKVMSEGLQKAAGDRLRNILSAMTRNRFTGMLTGILITALIQSSSASTVMVVSFVNAGLMSLGQSMAVIMGANVGTTFTAWIIALFGFKVNISAFVLPVIGLSIPLLFSKSSRNKSIGEFFIGFSFLFMGLDLISTYVPDLQSNPEMFAFLERYTSMGFGSVLIFTFVGLILTMVIQSSAATFAITLIMCSKGWIDFDLSCALVLGSNIGTTVTPLMASMGGNIAAKRTAMGHLLFNFLGTAWTLAIFFPFCHFAQWLTEELGQGDPGALSAFVNHIEATDPDTYNHLFDNTLPAGHPVSAQIAVMQQSVSIGLSVFHTVFNLINLSIMIWLTGLYVKIVEHLVPSRPNQEEEFQLKFIQIGMVSSSELNISQAEKEIVVYSQRVQRMIGMAQNIIHCKDNSEEFTKQFSRLEKYEEISDRMEIEIADYLNRCSEGRLSNEGKHRIAAMFRIVSEIESIADCCYGIGKILIRKRESNAQFSEEIYHNIDSMFIAVEAAMTNQILLLRDVEHAQQKDIITSYNYEREINNLRNQFRSANVENINEHHYEYQAGIYFMDVIGSLEKIGDYIINVVDEVKNLLRLSK; this is encoded by the coding sequence ATGAGCTATAGTTTTTTAGACCTGCTCTGCCTCCTCGGGTCCGTAGCCCTTTTTCTTTATGGTATGAAAGTGATGAGCGAAGGCCTGCAAAAAGCCGCAGGCGATCGCCTCAGGAATATCCTTTCGGCTATGACGCGCAACCGGTTCACCGGTATGCTCACCGGTATTCTCATCACAGCTCTCATACAGAGCTCGTCAGCTTCCACCGTGATGGTGGTAAGTTTCGTCAACGCAGGTCTGATGTCGCTCGGACAGTCCATGGCGGTAATCATGGGTGCGAATGTGGGTACTACATTCACCGCATGGATTATCGCTCTTTTCGGCTTTAAGGTGAACATATCCGCCTTTGTCCTCCCGGTGATAGGACTCTCCATACCTCTGCTTTTCAGCAAGAGCAGCCGCAACAAGTCAATAGGGGAATTCTTTATAGGCTTCTCGTTCCTCTTCATGGGTCTCGACCTCATCAGCACCTATGTGCCTGACCTGCAAAGCAACCCCGAAATGTTCGCATTCCTTGAGCGTTACACCTCCATGGGATTCGGGTCGGTGCTGATATTCACATTCGTCGGCCTCATACTCACTATGGTGATACAGTCAAGTGCAGCCACTTTCGCCATCACCCTCATAATGTGCAGCAAGGGATGGATAGACTTTGATCTCTCCTGCGCATTGGTGCTCGGCTCCAACATAGGCACCACCGTCACTCCGCTCATGGCATCCATGGGTGGCAACATCGCAGCCAAGCGCACCGCCATGGGCCACCTGCTATTCAACTTCCTCGGCACAGCCTGGACCCTCGCCATATTCTTCCCGTTCTGCCACTTCGCACAATGGCTCACGGAAGAGCTCGGACAGGGCGACCCGGGAGCCCTCTCGGCATTCGTCAACCATATCGAAGCCACCGACCCGGACACATACAACCATCTGTTTGACAACACTCTGCCTGCCGGGCATCCTGTGTCGGCACAGATAGCTGTGATGCAGCAGAGCGTTTCGATAGGACTTTCGGTGTTCCACACCGTGTTCAATCTCATCAACCTGTCCATTATGATATGGCTTACAGGTCTGTACGTGAAAATCGTGGAACATCTCGTGCCATCCCGCCCCAACCAGGAAGAGGAATTCCAGCTCAAGTTCATTCAGATCGGCATGGTCAGCTCCTCCGAGCTCAACATCTCCCAGGCTGAAAAAGAGATTGTCGTGTACTCCCAGCGCGTGCAGCGCATGATAGGGATGGCTCAGAACATCATACACTGTAAAGACAACAGCGAAGAATTCACCAAGCAATTCTCCCGCCTTGAGAAATATGAGGAGATATCCGACCGCATGGAGATCGAGATCGCCGACTATCTGAACCGCTGCTCCGAAGGACGCCTCTCCAATGAAGGAAAACACCGCATAGCAGCGATGTTCCGCATAGTGAGCGAGATAGAGAGCATAGCCGACTGCTGCTACGGAATAGGAAAGATACTCATACGCAAACGTGAGAGCAACGCTCAGTTCTCCGAAGAGATATACCATAACATCGACTCCATGTTCATAGCTGTAGAGGCAGCGATGACCAATCAGATACTGCTGCTCCGTGATGTAGAGCACGCCCAGCAGAAGGACATCATCACCTCCTACAACTACGAGCGAGAAATCAACAATCTGCGCAACCAGTTCCGCTCGGCAAATGTCGAAAACATCAACGAACATCATTATGAATACCAGGCAGGCATATACTTCATGGATGTAATCGGATCACTCGAAAAGATAGGCGACTACATCATAAATGTTGTGGATGAAGTGAAAAATCTGCTCCGGCTCTCAAAATAA
- a CDS encoding TIGR00341 family protein → MIALNNIRKYFVEYFSLNDYLISQDEAENAIREGVTFRGTNILILILAIFIASLGLNTNSTAVIIGAMLISPLMGPIIGIGLGVGIQDFELIKRSLRNLVMATGFSVLTSTLYFLISPVSEGHSELLARTSPTIYDVLIGLFGGGAGIIAIGSKSKGNVIPGVAIATALMPPLCTAGYGIATLQLNYFFGAFYLFLINSIYIALATFIGVKLMHYHPVQTDTPLRARKVRRIVYTVAILTMLPSLYLTYNMLKQSRFTANADKFVAEECRFPSTRVLSTDASYDKGARTLTITLIGKILPADSLNLALSSRLQFYGLAGTKLNIIQGDTPDISDLQSSSVRDIYEMAQTSIADRQVTIDSLRAVIDENRINDTISGRIAPEVKVLFPQVRNLAITRAIFGNIETSGLDTVNVALVSYSTMPPAAKQRELEKYLEARLRLPSVSIVNVSNSMIHTPKAHPANDKHHR, encoded by the coding sequence ATGATAGCCCTAAACAACATACGCAAATACTTCGTTGAATATTTCAGCCTGAATGACTACCTCATCTCGCAGGATGAGGCCGAAAACGCCATACGCGAAGGTGTGACATTCCGTGGCACCAACATTCTCATCCTTATACTTGCGATATTCATCGCATCTCTCGGACTCAACACCAACTCCACTGCCGTAATCATCGGCGCAATGCTCATATCCCCACTCATGGGCCCAATCATCGGCATAGGTCTCGGAGTAGGAATCCAGGACTTCGAACTGATAAAGCGGTCGCTTCGCAACCTGGTCATGGCTACAGGATTCAGTGTGCTCACATCGACCCTCTACTTCCTCATATCCCCTGTGAGCGAAGGTCATTCCGAACTCCTGGCACGCACCTCTCCCACCATCTATGATGTACTGATAGGTCTCTTCGGCGGAGGTGCAGGAATCATAGCCATAGGATCAAAATCCAAAGGCAACGTCATCCCCGGCGTGGCAATAGCCACCGCCCTCATGCCGCCGTTATGTACAGCAGGCTACGGCATAGCCACTTTGCAGCTCAACTACTTCTTCGGCGCGTTCTACCTTTTCCTCATCAATTCAATCTACATAGCTCTCGCCACATTCATCGGCGTGAAGCTCATGCACTATCACCCTGTGCAGACCGACACTCCGCTGCGCGCCCGCAAAGTGAGACGCATAGTCTATACCGTAGCGATCCTCACAATGCTCCCCTCCCTCTACCTCACCTACAATATGCTTAAGCAAAGCCGATTCACAGCCAATGCAGACAAGTTTGTAGCCGAGGAATGCCGGTTCCCGTCAACAAGAGTCCTGAGCACCGACGCATCCTACGATAAGGGTGCCCGCACACTCACCATCACTCTTATAGGAAAGATACTTCCTGCCGATTCGCTGAACCTCGCTCTCTCGTCACGTCTGCAATTCTACGGACTGGCAGGCACCAAGCTCAACATCATTCAGGGCGATACCCCCGACATCTCTGACCTCCAGAGCTCTTCGGTACGCGATATCTACGAGATGGCTCAGACATCCATAGCCGACAGGCAGGTCACCATCGACTCTCTGAGGGCGGTAATCGATGAGAACCGCATCAACGACACCATTTCAGGGCGCATAGCTCCTGAGGTAAAAGTGCTTTTCCCACAGGTAAGGAATCTCGCCATCACACGTGCCATATTCGGAAACATAGAGACTTCAGGACTCGACACCGTCAACGTGGCTCTCGTGTCGTACTCAACAATGCCTCCTGCCGCAAAGCAAAGAGAACTTGAAAAATATCTCGAAGCCCGCCTGCGTCTGCCCTCAGTATCCATAGTCAACGTGAGCAACAGCATGATTCATACTCCTAAAGCACACCCTGCCAATGATAAGCACCACCGCTAA
- the meaB gene encoding methylmalonyl Co-A mutase-associated GTPase MeaB: MEHIENDAKYNGLTVNQGVSQPPVVNPYLKKRRPRPMPSAAEMVEGILRGDMTMLSRAVTLVESLSPEHEALAQEVIEKCLPHSGHSRRIGITGVPGAGKSTSIDVFGLHVLKKGGKLAVLAIDPSSERTKGSILGDKTRMEKLSVHPDAFIRPSPSAGSLGGVARKTRETIVLCEAAGYDNIFVETVGVGQSETAVHSMVDFFLLIQLAGTGDELQGIKRGIMEMADGIVINKADGDNIQRAQLAQTQFRSALHLFPLPASGWSPEVLTYSGYFELGIDEVWDMIDRYFDFVKANGYFDRKRSEQARYWMYETIDAQLRSNFYNNPEIERMLAEKEVKVLNNQLSSFVAARDVLNHYFRPENYI, encoded by the coding sequence ATGGAACATATTGAGAATGATGCCAAGTATAACGGTCTGACCGTGAACCAGGGGGTGAGCCAGCCTCCGGTGGTGAACCCTTATCTGAAGAAGCGGCGTCCGCGCCCCATGCCGTCGGCAGCCGAAATGGTAGAGGGGATACTGAGGGGGGATATGACCATGCTTTCGCGTGCTGTGACCCTTGTGGAGAGCCTTTCGCCTGAGCATGAGGCTCTGGCGCAGGAGGTGATAGAGAAGTGTCTGCCTCATTCCGGGCATTCACGCAGGATCGGCATCACCGGTGTGCCCGGAGCCGGTAAGAGCACGTCGATAGATGTGTTCGGCTTACATGTCCTGAAAAAAGGGGGCAAGCTTGCTGTGCTTGCCATCGACCCTTCGAGCGAACGCACCAAGGGGAGTATACTCGGCGACAAGACGAGAATGGAGAAACTGTCGGTGCATCCGGATGCATTCATACGCCCCAGCCCTTCGGCGGGATCGCTCGGAGGAGTGGCGCGAAAGACTCGCGAGACCATCGTGTTGTGCGAGGCTGCCGGATATGACAATATATTTGTTGAAACTGTAGGTGTGGGGCAGAGCGAGACCGCTGTGCATTCGATGGTGGATTTCTTTCTGCTCATTCAGCTTGCCGGTACCGGTGACGAGTTGCAGGGCATAAAGCGCGGCATCATGGAGATGGCTGACGGCATTGTGATCAATAAGGCTGACGGCGACAATATACAGCGTGCGCAGTTGGCTCAGACACAGTTTCGCAGTGCGCTCCACCTGTTCCCTCTTCCGGCAAGCGGTTGGTCGCCCGAGGTGCTGACCTATTCGGGTTATTTTGAGCTCGGAATCGATGAGGTGTGGGATATGATTGACCGCTATTTTGATTTTGTGAAGGCTAACGGTTATTTTGACCGCAAACGAAGCGAGCAGGCAAGATACTGGATGTATGAGACTATCGATGCTCAGCTCAGGTCGAATTTCTATAATAATCCTGAGATTGAGCGTATGCTTGCGGAGAAGGAGGTGAAGGTGCTAAACAATCAGCTCAGCTCGTTTGTCGCTGCCCGCGATGTTCTCAACCATTATTTCAGACCAGAGAACTATATATAA
- a CDS encoding nucleoside phosphorylase — protein MAKIIPPSELIINPDGSVFHLHLTPSQLTDRIILVGDPARVDMVASFFDTIDYDVQSREFHTIGGTYRGKPIMCLSHGIGPDNIDIVINELDALANIDFNTREVRDNLRRLTMVRIGTSGALQPELKLGTPVIAEKSIGFDGVLNYYAGRNEVADLEFEHAFCEAVGWNPLWAKPYVVNADEELVNQIGGDDMVRGNTISAVGFYGPQGRELRLPLANPQLNRLIEEFRFNGRKVTNYEMESAPLQGLGKLMGHRAMTVCSIIANRMNSDANPNYKTAVRDLIATVLERI, from the coding sequence ATGGCAAAAATCATTCCACCCTCCGAACTGATCATCAATCCTGACGGCTCGGTGTTCCATCTCCACCTCACCCCATCGCAACTCACCGACCGCATCATCCTTGTAGGAGATCCGGCACGCGTGGATATGGTGGCTTCATTCTTCGACACCATCGACTATGATGTACAGTCACGCGAATTCCACACCATAGGCGGCACATACCGAGGCAAGCCCATCATGTGCCTGTCCCACGGCATAGGACCTGACAACATCGACATAGTAATCAACGAGCTTGACGCTCTCGCCAACATCGACTTCAACACTCGCGAGGTTCGCGACAACCTGCGACGCCTCACTATGGTGCGCATAGGCACATCGGGAGCTCTACAGCCCGAACTCAAGCTCGGCACCCCTGTAATAGCCGAAAAGTCCATAGGATTTGACGGTGTTCTCAACTACTACGCCGGACGCAACGAAGTTGCCGACCTTGAATTCGAGCACGCTTTCTGTGAGGCTGTCGGATGGAATCCGCTATGGGCAAAACCTTACGTGGTCAATGCTGATGAAGAGCTTGTCAATCAGATAGGCGGTGACGACATGGTGAGAGGAAACACCATATCAGCCGTCGGTTTCTACGGTCCGCAGGGAAGGGAACTTAGACTTCCGCTCGCCAATCCACAGCTCAACCGCTTGATCGAAGAGTTCCGTTTCAACGGTCGCAAAGTCACCAACTACGAAATGGAGTCGGCACCACTCCAGGGGCTCGGCAAGCTAATGGGACACCGTGCAATGACGGTGTGCTCAATCATAGCCAACCGCATGAACTCCGATGCCAATCCCAACTACAAGACTGCTGTCCGCGACCTCATAGCCACCGTCCTCGAACGAATATAA
- a CDS encoding PL29 family lyase N-terminal domain-containing protein yields MNKKFINGFLLASLVVGSAGTLSSCKDYDDDINQLRTEVAQNKSAIDAINQKIANGAILTGVSQTADGITVTVEKDGKTQSYDIKNGKDGAAGESNLWTIVEEGGVAYWALNGVVKKEYPAQGPNGEQGVQGNYWAPNAQGTALEFYKYNAETKKYELDTTVEPVKIAVEGESNGLTAVLDGNYLYINGVEDAEGAVIISRNGLLQGIGFVPQLYLDGVEAVRFGYAKQAVKTPATTSTTGDVTVDGQTAAYTIASGWEYTALTRLFEGSEVANAKFNLNPNNANLEGVNFGFLPISNVESVSRAAVASLTARPADKKVVDGVMTLPFTVANPSAVTTENGTEYPVTALQAVLTGAEDVEKAVLTSDYFSLVPSLYNFTALSYIPKTGTADEHLYATGKNAVEGAVNFNVVYTQGTKFNLKDQIRVCYTKSDFGKAVANPVEEQISLADIAEKWGLNVKFNMMNYIVGESKTSDSEFATIAEDGEVTLRYLANENPKTWVDCSDDNASRSAIGRHPIVCVTLCNGNDVILAGYVKLNIADKDAEELPIYNQPIILAENEKPFAYLCENTDAKVVSTWQSMASKVLAELGMDEKTFNATFTIEDNTVYTSTTSGTTATFTNVSDTYGDLVYNKDAGVGLTNGFLTWAYDLDAVKEINKLTGKQVSIYRKFVHNTNDKFFLYLGVTIKMADAPTIMFGTLDEAYIPTGKTNEVGMRVPQAKNTLNKDVTDFDYLFKDYYVNKTIVPAYVGVQPEGYPAIDKLGVNQTYRFADNQKSGFSLDATKTKLAYGTPYSDANIVAMIDATTGNITYGPALAPATEPTEAAKTQLNNGTADYNVFANVQIDATYGACGLAPKSLSSNVVKVDFKKPVIVAGANGYEIYPNGIDPSKEILGNFFSMTDSYTNPLFGFTNGSYTDVKGIFAYYQINSVEIELPVVSGVEFSAEGMTEKTVDGKTVYVVEAADATGFATPAFLNTSKVVCNYTNGVLERDQNATVKVTVNYYWGSQTVNANVVVKAKPKA; encoded by the coding sequence ATGAACAAAAAATTCATCAATGGGTTTCTGCTCGCCTCTCTTGTTGTAGGTTCGGCCGGTACCCTCTCCTCTTGCAAGGACTATGATGATGACATCAATCAGCTTCGCACTGAGGTGGCTCAGAACAAGTCGGCTATTGATGCGATCAATCAGAAGATTGCTAACGGTGCTATTCTTACCGGAGTGAGCCAGACTGCTGACGGCATCACTGTTACCGTTGAGAAGGATGGCAAGACTCAGAGCTATGACATCAAGAACGGAAAGGATGGAGCCGCAGGTGAATCCAACCTTTGGACCATTGTAGAAGAAGGTGGTGTGGCTTACTGGGCTCTTAACGGTGTTGTGAAGAAGGAATATCCCGCACAGGGACCCAACGGAGAACAGGGCGTTCAGGGCAACTATTGGGCTCCCAATGCTCAGGGTACAGCTCTTGAGTTCTACAAGTACAATGCCGAGACCAAAAAATATGAGCTTGACACCACTGTTGAGCCTGTTAAGATTGCTGTTGAGGGCGAGTCAAACGGACTTACCGCTGTCCTTGATGGTAATTATCTATATATCAACGGCGTAGAGGATGCTGAAGGCGCAGTGATCATTTCACGTAACGGTCTTCTCCAGGGCATCGGATTCGTTCCCCAGCTCTATCTCGACGGTGTTGAGGCTGTGCGTTTCGGCTATGCCAAGCAGGCTGTAAAGACTCCTGCCACCACATCTACCACCGGAGATGTAACTGTTGATGGACAAACAGCTGCATACACCATCGCAAGTGGTTGGGAGTATACAGCACTTACAAGGTTGTTCGAAGGTAGCGAAGTAGCTAATGCCAAATTCAATCTTAATCCTAATAATGCTAATCTTGAGGGTGTAAACTTCGGTTTCCTCCCTATCAGCAATGTTGAGAGCGTTTCACGTGCTGCTGTTGCATCGCTTACAGCTCGTCCTGCTGACAAGAAGGTGGTGGATGGAGTGATGACTCTTCCTTTCACTGTAGCTAATCCTTCAGCTGTTACTACAGAAAATGGCACAGAGTATCCTGTTACTGCCCTTCAGGCAGTTCTTACAGGTGCTGAGGATGTTGAGAAAGCGGTGCTGACTTCCGATTATTTCAGCCTCGTTCCTTCTCTCTATAATTTCACTGCTCTCAGCTATATCCCGAAGACCGGAACTGCCGATGAACATCTTTATGCAACCGGTAAGAATGCTGTTGAGGGTGCTGTCAATTTCAATGTTGTTTATACTCAGGGTACAAAGTTCAATCTTAAGGACCAGATCCGCGTATGCTACACCAAGTCTGACTTTGGCAAGGCAGTCGCTAATCCTGTAGAAGAGCAGATTTCGCTTGCTGATATCGCTGAAAAGTGGGGTCTTAACGTGAAGTTCAATATGATGAACTATATCGTTGGTGAGTCTAAGACAAGCGATTCAGAATTTGCTACAATCGCTGAGGACGGTGAAGTGACTCTCCGTTATCTTGCTAATGAGAATCCCAAAACTTGGGTAGATTGTTCTGATGATAATGCTTCCAGATCAGCTATCGGTCGTCATCCTATCGTATGTGTGACTCTATGCAACGGCAACGATGTGATCCTCGCAGGTTATGTCAAGCTCAATATCGCTGACAAGGATGCAGAGGAGCTTCCCATCTACAACCAGCCTATTATACTTGCTGAGAACGAGAAGCCTTTCGCTTATCTTTGCGAAAATACCGATGCTAAGGTTGTGAGCACATGGCAGTCTATGGCTTCTAAGGTTCTTGCCGAGCTTGGTATGGATGAGAAGACATTCAATGCTACTTTCACAATTGAGGATAATACTGTCTATACATCTACAACATCAGGTACTACTGCTACTTTCACTAATGTATCTGATACCTATGGCGATCTCGTTTACAATAAGGATGCAGGTGTAGGTCTTACCAACGGCTTCCTTACCTGGGCGTATGATCTTGATGCCGTTAAGGAGATCAATAAGCTTACAGGCAAGCAGGTAAGCATCTACCGCAAGTTCGTGCATAATACCAATGATAAGTTCTTCCTCTATCTTGGTGTGACAATCAAGATGGCTGATGCTCCCACTATCATGTTCGGAACGCTTGATGAAGCTTACATTCCTACAGGAAAGACCAATGAAGTAGGTATGCGTGTTCCGCAGGCTAAGAATACTCTTAACAAGGATGTTACAGATTTCGATTATCTGTTCAAGGATTACTATGTGAATAAGACTATAGTACCTGCTTATGTTGGCGTGCAGCCCGAAGGCTATCCTGCAATCGATAAGCTTGGTGTAAATCAGACATACCGTTTCGCTGATAACCAGAAGTCCGGCTTCTCTCTTGATGCTACCAAGACCAAGCTTGCGTACGGAACTCCTTATTCAGATGCAAATATCGTTGCTATGATTGACGCAACTACAGGTAACATAACTTATGGTCCTGCTCTTGCTCCCGCTACCGAGCCTACAGAAGCTGCAAAGACTCAGCTTAACAATGGTACAGCTGATTACAATGTATTTGCAAATGTACAGATCGACGCTACCTATGGTGCTTGCGGTCTTGCTCCCAAGAGCCTAAGCAGCAATGTAGTTAAGGTGGATTTCAAGAAGCCTGTTATCGTTGCCGGTGCTAACGGATATGAGATCTATCCCAACGGTATTGATCCCAGCAAGGAAATCCTTGGTAACTTCTTCTCTATGACAGACTCATATACTAATCCCCTGTTTGGTTTTACCAACGGTTCTTATACAGATGTCAAAGGTATCTTCGCATACTATCAGATCAATAGCGTAGAGATCGAACTCCCCGTTGTAAGTGGTGTTGAGTTCTCTGCAGAGGGTATGACTGAGAAGACAGTAGACGGAAAAACTGTATATGTTGTTGAAGCTGCGGATGCTACCGGATTTGCAACTCCTGCCTTCCTCAACACTTCAAAAGTTGTATGCAACTATACCAATGGTGTTCTCGAAAGGGATCAGAATGCTACTGTTAAGGTAACTGTTAACTACTATTGGGGATCACAGACTGTTAACGCCAATGTAGTTGTCAAGGCTAAGCCTAAAGCTTAA
- a CDS encoding DUF1573 domain-containing protein, with product MEDMKRIMFIIVLAVLTSVGSWAKGAVEFSKLEHDFGTIRAKGGTVTATYEFTNTGDEPVSIVTVTNGGCGCTKPDFPLAPIAPGKKGVIKVNFNPATFKGEFRRNVKVQLSTGKKRTVLKFKGVVIPK from the coding sequence ATGGAAGATATGAAGAGAATAATGTTTATAATTGTGCTCGCGGTGCTGACCTCTGTCGGGTCGTGGGCAAAGGGTGCTGTGGAGTTCTCCAAGCTTGAACATGATTTCGGCACTATCCGTGCGAAAGGTGGAACGGTGACAGCGACGTATGAGTTCACAAACACCGGAGATGAGCCGGTGAGCATTGTCACTGTGACCAATGGGGGATGTGGCTGCACCAAGCCCGATTTCCCTCTTGCACCCATCGCGCCCGGAAAGAAAGGTGTGATAAAGGTTAATTTCAATCCAGCCACATTCAAGGGTGAGTTCCGCCGAAACGTGAAAGTGCAGCTCAGCACCGGAAAGAAACGCACTGTGCTGAAATTCAAAGGGGTTGTGATCCCTAAATAA
- a CDS encoding DUF1573 domain-containing protein: MNAIKRCALAAVGALMLLPAWAENKWLGKKHDFGAFDENVGTVYCEFRLVNTGTEPMAITGVRANCGCTRPEYSTKPVAPGDTAVIRVGFDPKGRPGRFSKRINVDCSAAPRRTSLTITGTVIGSSNTLKSRYPIEVGPVRLRSNTIAYGKVLKGETMGQYVDAYNASADTLRPRVEGAPKYIHAMLQPKVVPPGEQFIISTVLHSNEASGWGIVTDSLLFYPDAGSAQAKKIETVVILEENFSKLTPEQRAKAPLLETSETALDLERVSKGDSPVESSFDIFNRGKSPLVIRAISCPDPAVSIRLKDKTIKPGKSAKVNVTVTPSMIKSPELLNARINIIANDPQHPSTMVRVVAEVVK; this comes from the coding sequence ATGAATGCGATAAAGAGATGCGCGCTTGCCGCGGTGGGGGCCTTAATGTTGCTCCCTGCCTGGGCGGAGAATAAGTGGCTTGGCAAGAAGCATGACTTCGGTGCGTTTGACGAGAATGTCGGTACAGTGTATTGCGAGTTCAGGCTCGTAAATACAGGAACAGAACCTATGGCTATCACAGGTGTGAGAGCCAATTGCGGCTGCACGCGTCCGGAGTATTCCACCAAGCCGGTGGCTCCGGGGGATACAGCGGTGATACGTGTGGGGTTTGATCCCAAGGGGAGGCCGGGGCGATTCTCTAAACGTATCAATGTGGATTGCAGTGCAGCTCCGCGCCGCACGTCGCTCACCATCACAGGGACGGTGATAGGGTCGTCCAACACCCTTAAGAGCCGTTATCCTATAGAAGTGGGACCTGTGAGGCTGCGCTCCAATACAATAGCATACGGCAAGGTGCTCAAAGGGGAGACCATGGGGCAGTATGTGGATGCGTACAATGCATCGGCAGATACTCTGCGCCCGCGTGTGGAGGGTGCCCCGAAGTATATCCATGCCATGTTGCAGCCCAAGGTGGTGCCGCCCGGGGAGCAGTTTATCATCTCCACTGTGCTCCACAGCAACGAGGCGAGCGGCTGGGGCATAGTGACTGACTCGCTCTTGTTCTATCCCGATGCCGGATCGGCACAGGCTAAAAAGATAGAGACAGTGGTGATACTGGAGGAGAATTTCTCCAAACTTACCCCGGAGCAGCGCGCGAAGGCTCCTTTGCTTGAGACATCTGAGACGGCTCTGGACCTGGAGAGGGTGAGCAAAGGGGACAGTCCGGTAGAGAGTTCGTTTGACATCTTCAATCGGGGCAAGAGCCCGCTTGTGATACGTGCTATATCATGTCCTGATCCTGCTGTGAGCATTCGGCTCAAAGACAAGACCATTAAGCCGGGAAAGAGTGCCAAGGTCAATGTGACCGTGACACCTTCGATGATAAAGAGCCCGGAATTGCTTAACGCACGTATAAATATTATTGCCAATGACCCTCAGCATCCGTCCACTATGGTGAGAGTTGTAGCTGAGGTAGTGAAATAA